One window of Methanobacterium alkalithermotolerans genomic DNA carries:
- a CDS encoding PAS domain S-box protein, whose protein sequence is MSSLNHVYKEEYKNDLKSQFEIIKSIMDNINTPVFSLDTHYHYTSFNKAHQLMMKSIYGVDIELGKSILKYQSVNEDRLKAKINLDRALNGEKVTVTAYSGKEELSRLFFEVEHQPLYDKKGKIKGVSVFARDITSQKQAENAILKERNKLKSLLDSLPDGICILSDDYQVLYTNPALEREFGEVNGKKCHEYIFGKREACSWCRNTEIFAGEFQEHRLKSPVNGKTYELFEAPIKTFPKIKSKLLKLHDITPEIKTQKKQQQSQDKYRLLIENLQEGIWEIDKNADTIFVNDKMATMLGYSPEEMMGKNLFDFMDESVIPFAEKNLKKRKKGLKERHDFEFMKKDGEKIYTTLITTPLQDVDGNYQGAIAAVIDISDLKDAQNALEASEGFLRGLFENMPSGMAVYEVKNQGKKGQDYLIKEFNKTSQRMEGKSREEVIGKSLYDLRPNIDEYGLIGVFKKVWGSGEAVYFPEKIYVDENYSNWYENYVFKAPTGEVVAIYNDVTEKKRAELEIKKSLKEKEILLSEIHHRVKNNLQIIVSLLHLQEIHEEDLRLIRILRETQGRVRTMALVHNTLYQSNIITNINFQNYAQQLLEGILSSFDKSRCIKTNFEIDDIPINLETAIPLGLIINELVTNSIKYAFFKDEGTISIKLEPLDNQFQLSVGDDGVGIKKDIDITNTRTLGLQLVNSLVNQLDGEIELDRSRGTCFKIKFKILDYKKRI, encoded by the coding sequence ATGTCTAGTTTGAACCATGTTTATAAAGAGGAATATAAAAACGATTTAAAGTCCCAGTTTGAAATCATAAAATCAATTATGGATAATATTAATACCCCTGTATTTTCCCTGGACACCCACTATCATTATACCAGTTTTAATAAAGCACATCAGTTAATGATGAAGAGCATCTATGGGGTGGATATAGAATTAGGAAAAAGTATCCTGAAATATCAAAGTGTAAACGAAGATAGGTTAAAGGCTAAGATCAATTTGGATAGGGCTTTAAATGGAGAAAAAGTTACGGTTACTGCATATTCGGGGAAAGAAGAATTATCAAGATTATTTTTTGAGGTGGAACACCAGCCCCTCTATGATAAAAAAGGCAAAATAAAGGGAGTCTCTGTTTTTGCCCGGGATATTACGTCACAAAAACAGGCTGAAAATGCTATTCTTAAAGAACGGAATAAGTTAAAATCACTGCTGGATTCCCTGCCCGATGGAATCTGTATTTTAAGTGATGATTACCAGGTTTTATATACTAATCCTGCCCTGGAAAGAGAATTTGGAGAAGTTAATGGTAAGAAATGTCATGAATATATTTTTGGAAAGCGCGAGGCGTGCAGCTGGTGTAGAAATACGGAAATTTTTGCCGGTGAGTTCCAGGAGCACCGACTAAAATCCCCGGTAAATGGAAAAACCTATGAATTGTTTGAAGCACCTATTAAAACTTTCCCGAAAATAAAATCAAAGCTCTTAAAGTTACATGATATTACCCCGGAGATAAAAACCCAGAAAAAACAACAGCAAAGTCAGGATAAGTATCGTTTACTTATTGAAAATTTACAGGAAGGAATCTGGGAAATTGATAAAAATGCAGATACAATATTTGTAAATGATAAAATGGCTACCATGTTAGGTTATAGTCCTGAAGAAATGATGGGAAAAAATTTATTTGATTTTATGGATGAAAGTGTTATTCCTTTTGCAGAAAAAAACCTAAAAAAACGTAAAAAGGGATTAAAAGAGCGCCATGATTTTGAATTTATGAAAAAAGATGGGGAGAAAATTTACACCACCCTCATCACCACCCCTCTCCAGGATGTTGATGGTAATTATCAGGGAGCTATAGCTGCAGTAATTGATATCAGTGATCTTAAGGATGCTCAAAATGCCTTAGAAGCCAGCGAAGGTTTTTTAAGAGGTCTTTTTGAAAATATGCCCAGTGGAATGGCGGTTTATGAGGTGAAAAATCAGGGTAAAAAAGGTCAGGATTACCTCATAAAGGAATTTAACAAGACCAGTCAAAGGATGGAAGGTAAGTCCCGGGAAGAAGTTATAGGTAAAAGTCTCTATGACTTGAGGCCTAATATTGATGAATACGGTCTTATAGGTGTATTTAAAAAGGTGTGGGGTAGTGGTGAAGCAGTATACTTTCCAGAGAAAATATATGTGGATGAAAATTACAGTAACTGGTATGAAAACTATGTTTTCAAAGCCCCCACGGGGGAAGTGGTGGCTATTTATAACGATGTTACCGAAAAAAAGCGGGCTGAATTGGAAATAAAAAAGTCTCTTAAGGAAAAAGAGATCTTACTTAGTGAAATCCACCACCGGGTAAAGAATAACCTGCAAATAATCGTGAGTTTACTGCACCTGCAGGAAATACATGAAGAAGATCTAAGATTAATCCGTATCCTGCGAGAAACTCAAGGGAGGGTCCGAACCATGGCCCTGGTACATAATACATTATACCAGTCAAATATAATCACCAATATAAATTTCCAGAACTATGCCCAACAGCTTCTGGAGGGTATATTATCATCTTTTGATAAAAGCAGGTGCATTAAAACCAATTTCGAAATAGATGATATTCCTATTAACCTGGAGACAGCCATACCCCTGGGTTTAATCATCAATGAACTGGTGACCAATAGTATTAAGTATGCTTTTTTTAAGGATGAGGGAACTATTAGTATTAAATTAGAACCTCTGGATAATCAATTTCAGCTTTCAGTAGGGGATGATGGTGTTGGAATCAAAAAGGACATAGATATAACTAACACCAGGACCCTGGGCCTGCAGCTGGTTAATAGTCTGGTAAATCAGTTAGATGGTGAAATAGAGTTGGATAGAAGTAGAGGAACCTGTTTTAAAATAAAATTTAAAATTTTAGACTATAAAAAAAGGATTTGA
- a CDS encoding YbaN family protein: MEPKRVFFFSLGVTLLSVGALGALLPVLPTTPLVIASAFCFGKSSKRAEKWISRNRYFGSYINNYKTRKGVPLDVKIKSLVFLWVMLFASMLIVNQGYLYILLMVVGMGVSAHILLLKTMVKE, encoded by the coding sequence ATGGAACCTAAAAGAGTATTTTTCTTCAGTTTAGGGGTTACCTTACTGAGTGTAGGAGCATTAGGTGCTCTTTTACCTGTACTTCCCACCACACCTCTGGTTATAGCCTCTGCTTTTTGTTTTGGCAAAAGTTCTAAAAGAGCAGAGAAGTGGATTTCTCGTAACCGCTACTTTGGAAGTTATATAAATAATTATAAAACCAGAAAAGGGGTTCCCCTGGATGTTAAAATAAAAAGTCTGGTTTTTTTATGGGTGATGCTCTTTGCTTCCATGTTAATTGTAAATCAGGGTTATCTATATATTCTCCTTATGGTGGTGGGTATGGGAGTCAGTGCCCATATTCTGTTACTTAAAACCATGGTTAAAGAATAA